The Rhinoraja longicauda isolate Sanriku21f chromosome 19, sRhiLon1.1, whole genome shotgun sequence genome includes a window with the following:
- the LOC144603186 gene encoding zinc-binding protein A33-like, with product MASKDQVESLTEEIVCPVCLDFFTDPVTLECGHNFCRSCITQSWDREGRNSCPECGEVFTDRTLRVNRALARLAEKARTLSLNREKIPEKESKLHCEKHQEELKLFCETDKKLICLVCRDAREHRDHRFMPVDEAVEIFKDQVKSSIQSLTKYKSGIQQMEQQQKEKISGVLEQSHNLQSKITSQFAEQHQILTEKEQRVLADIREEEKKILNVMEKNLREIEEDLNSIQEELCKLQQQMDQKDRVVFLKEEAGRKRRVRDEAKPLSVVDDALPIEKFHCPVSLNTAFKETSDVFKQVSVTLDVETAGPRLEVSEDRKRVRRTLTRRSLPDTGKRFTGSGCVLGSEGFTSGRHYWEVEVAGSRGWSLGVAAESVERKGSVTLTPETGVWSIRRVGDGFDAVTSPPSRLPARPIPGRVGVYLSYESGTVSFYDADTKSHLHTFTGNKFTEKLYPFFWTWDENKWLRICSGSAPGV from the exons atggcttcgaaagaccaggtcgagagtttaacggaGGAGATAGTTTGTCCCGTCTGTCTGGATTTCTTCACTGATCCGGttacactggagtgcgggcacaacttctgccgctcctgtatcacacagagttgggacagggaggggagaaactcctgcccggaatgtggagaggtgtttacagaccgcaccctcagggtgaatcgggccttggcgagactggctgagaaagctcgaacactgagcctgaatcgggaaaaaattccagagaaggaaagtaaacttcactgcgagaaacatcaggaagaactgaagctgttttgtgaaactgacaagaagctgatctgcctggtttgccgagatgcgcgggaacacagagatcaccgcttcatgccggtagatgaagctgttgaaatctttaag gatcaggtgaaatcttccatccagtctctcacaaaatacaaatcagggatccagcaaatggagcagcaacagaaagagaagatttctggagttctg gaacagtcacacaaccttcagtccaagatcacatcccagtttgctgaacagcaccagattctcactgagaaagagcagcgtgtactggcagatatccgggaggaagagaagaagattctaaatgtaatggagaaaaatcttcgagaaattgaagaggatttaaattccattcaggaggaactctgtaagttgcagcagcagatggatcaaaaggacagagtggtgtttctgaag gaggaagccggtcgcaagcgaag ggttcgtgatgaagccaaaccactgtcggtggtagacGATGCCTTGCcaattgaaaagtttcattgccctgtttcattgaacacagcatttaaagaaacatctgatgtcttcaagcaag tctccgtcaccctggatgtggaaacagcgggtccgcggctcgaggtgtctgaggatcggaagagggtgagacggaccctgacccggaggagtctccctgacaccgggaagaggtttacaggcagtgggtgtgtgctgggatcggagggattcacatcggggagacattactgggaggtggaggtggcggggagtcggggctggagtctgggagtcgccgcagagtctgtggagaggaagggatcggtcacactgaccccggagactggagtctggagcatcaggcgggtgggtgacgggtttgatgcagtcacctcccctccatcccgtctccccgcccgtcccatccccgggagggtgggagtttatctcagttacgagtccgggacagtttcattttacgacgcggacaccaagtcccatctccacaccttcactgggaataaattcacggagaaactttatcctttcttctggacttGGGATGAAaacaagtggctgagaatctgctccggttccgctccgggtgtgtaa